The proteins below are encoded in one region of Meiothermus sp. CFH 77666:
- a CDS encoding MBL fold metallo-hydrolase yields MQTQLLPMTANTYLVGEVEGLLLVDSGMPHENRKLLRYLGDKKPAALLLTHHHLDHVGGARMLWERFGLPIYAHPLDIPYICGDKRRPPFPPIPWLGDYIANSPRPLPKEALIPVEEGAFVLGWRVVHLPGHTPGQVGLLRQGTLLAGDALRVGPRGPWVPPAIVNHDTQEARRTVGKIARLEANTILVGHGPPTTIEAVRALAARLGL; encoded by the coding sequence ATGCAAACGCAGCTTCTCCCCATGACCGCCAACACCTACCTGGTGGGCGAAGTTGAAGGGCTATTGCTGGTAGACAGCGGCATGCCGCACGAGAACCGAAAGCTCTTGCGCTACCTGGGGGACAAAAAACCGGCAGCGCTGCTGCTGACGCACCACCACCTGGATCATGTGGGCGGGGCCCGCATGCTCTGGGAGCGCTTTGGGCTTCCCATCTACGCCCACCCCCTGGATATCCCCTATATCTGCGGCGACAAACGCCGCCCTCCCTTCCCACCCATCCCCTGGCTGGGGGACTATATCGCCAATAGCCCCAGGCCCCTCCCGAAGGAGGCCCTTATTCCCGTAGAGGAGGGGGCCTTTGTGCTGGGCTGGCGGGTGGTGCACCTGCCGGGGCACACGCCTGGGCAAGTAGGTTTGCTGCGGCAGGGTACCCTTCTAGCAGGCGATGCCCTACGGGTAGGCCCCCGGGGCCCCTGGGTGCCGCCCGCCATAGTCAACCACGACACCCAGGAAGCCCGCCGCACGGTGGGCAAGATAGCCCGCCTCGAGGCCAACACCATCCTGGTAGGACATGGGCCGCCCACCACCATCGAGGCGGTGCGTGCGCTGGCGGCAAGGCTGGGCCTCTAG
- a CDS encoding rhodanese-like domain-containing protein, with protein sequence MWGWLKNLLGLGPRVPRIAAREAQEKLRAGAVMIDVRTPLERKLAKIPGSQGLPLAELARRWESLPKDKPIICQCESGSRSQQAAEFLAQKGFEVYNLAGGISAWQAAGLPVKKGDIQR encoded by the coding sequence ATGTGGGGATGGTTGAAAAATCTGTTGGGACTGGGGCCCAGGGTGCCCCGGATTGCTGCCAGGGAAGCCCAGGAAAAGCTCAGGGCAGGGGCGGTGATGATAGATGTGCGCACCCCCCTCGAGCGCAAACTGGCCAAAATTCCAGGCTCCCAGGGGCTGCCGCTGGCCGAGCTGGCCAGGCGCTGGGAAAGCCTGCCCAAAGACAAGCCCATCATCTGCCAGTGCGAAAGCGGCAGCCGCAGCCAGCAAGCCGCCGAGTTTCTGGCCCAGAAGGGCTTTGAGGTCTACAACCTGGCCGGGGGCATCTCGGCCTGGCAGGCCGCAGGTTTGCCGGTGAAAAAGGGCGATATTCAGCGCTAG